In Erigeron canadensis isolate Cc75 chromosome 8, C_canadensis_v1, whole genome shotgun sequence, the DNA window TTGACGTTCTTAATCCGATTCTGCACTTGGATTGTTGTCAAAGTCTTCAACTTGCACCGTTTGTTCCTTTTTTTGTTGGTAGTCACATGTCTCAAATTTTTCAAATCGATACATATCAGAGtcttaaaaggaaaagaaactgATCCAACTCCCAATGTTACTAGATATAAGAGAAGGAGAATAATACCAGACTCTGAGAAGCCTTTTTTCTTGGCTCATCCAACTTCCACATACTCTCCACCACAATCACCCGTCATAACAACAACACTACCAACCACCACAACAACCACCCATTCACAAAGAACAACAACACCAATAATCTCCATCGCCAAAACAACACCAACGCCTCCACCTTTCTCACAAACAACAACACAAACACCACCAGATTGTAATATGAGCCTAGATGAGATGTGCGATCTATTATACGCCATTCTGCTCCCCGAAGAACAAACTCTTGATATTTATGACAAAGCAGTGTTGGTGGCTCTTCAGTCACGTAAAATTTTCAAAGAACAAGAAGCTGAACTTCGTGACTTGAAGCAGCAAGTAGAAGAGGAAAGAGAGGCTTAACAGAGGCGTATTAGAGAGCATGAGCAATCCTGCCGATCAGCCGCGTTTTCTGTTAGGCGGGAAGATCCTGATTCTGAGGATCGTCCCGAGGGGGAGAACACTGGAGAGGATCACACTGAAGGATATGGCAGTGATAAAACTGCGGAGCTGAATATTGATGAAGTAATGGAGGATGGTGAAGTTGATAAAGGTGCTGAAACTGATGAAATGGAGATGAATGAACTTGAAAGTCAGGAGATAGTGCCTAGAGATCAATCAGCTGGCTTCCCTCAGATACTCAACATGATATATCCTGACTCTGAGTACACATCACTGGATGAGAGCACAGACTGGAGAATCGACTCGGAAGGAATAGTCCACTGTGACTCAAACtcaagctctgataccaattatAAATCATAGAATTTGAGCTTTTATGTTGATTAATGGTGATTTGAATTAATATGTGTaaagtgtgtttgtgtgtgatgGAGGATGATAGATAATATtgcaaaatttgattttgttatatGGAAGCCTCACCTTACAAATGTGTTGGTAAGGagtatttatacatttaacCTATTAACACTACTACCCCTTACAGCATTAGAAGTTTACAATTAAACACcgtattttatatttctaacagaTAAGACGGTAGGTCCCTTACTAAAGAAGCTAATTTAGGTTTGGTTAGTATATTTCTGGTCAAAATTATAGCATTACGTCCCAACATAATACTAAGTTAACTGTTAATAAAGGGTGTCATTATACCAAATCATCGAACCATGAGCAAACCTTTTAATCTAAAGGGATTTACACCTGTTACTAAAATAGGAATTTGTGTATTTTTCTAGTGTGAAAGATAAGAAGCTGCTATGTTACTATGTTAGTGTATATCCGCATTGGATAACAGGGGATGCACTGATAACCCCATTTCGCAAGCATAAAATTTTATTGCCCCAAATGCCAATAATGTTTAAGGAGAGGTTTGAAAGATTCAAAAAATCTGTGAGATAATTTTCATATATCAGTCTGCATGTCTTGTGCTGCATGGTTAGTGAATGAAACAGGCTAGACTTCGgaagttctttttcttttttatatacgAATCAGGGAAGGTAGAGATTTACAACACCTACGACCACCTATCATTCACATCAATGTGTCTCAAGATTCCTTTCAATTGCAtgacttttgttttttctaGGCTGCAAGTGCAGTTGCATCAGCTACAATGACACCACTTAACATCGAAGCTCCAAACAAGCTTCTTGAACTTGTTGCCAAGGTTTGTCTTCGTTTGCTAATGGCTATGTGTATGATGTAATGATGACTAAACAACATGTTCTAGTATAAATAATAGTTAAAACAGAGAATGGCGGGTCTGAAAAGTAAACAGGGTCTTGCAGTTGAAAAAGATGAACCAGGGAGAGGAGTGTCATCTACATTGTTTGGTCCAGGCACTACATTACCAGCAACATATGGCTCAATACCAGCTCCCCGTGCTGTTGCTGTGGATTTTGGGTACTAGATCTCTTAAAATCCAATGTTCTTCTAGCACAATTTGGCTCGTTACCATCTAGTTTGTCTCAACTTGGTTCCTTTTTTGCTACTCAGATATTGTGTGATTAACAAATTCTGATATCTTAGAAATTAGCAGATAAAATGCcaaaaaagacattttatttctgttaaaaaatgataaattgtcTACCCTTGGATGGTCAGTTTTGCTGGGGCCTGCATGAAACTTATTTTCTATACCTGGACCTGATTATCCGCTTATTTGACCTATACGTTATCAGATAATATAAAAGCATCATATTATCTGCgcattaaatttttaaaacttgatTAGCGTAACCTAAAATTACGTTAATGAGATAACCTGTTCCAAAACGCAAATAGGAACTTCCCATTCTAACGTCGAAGCTCTCAATTTATGACTTGTTATAACATTAGATTTGTTAAACCATTGTATCGATCTTAACAGTGCTGTACATGATACAAAAGgttcttcaaaaagttttcCAAAACACGAAACCCGGCATGTTTCGGAACATAAGGTATGCATCCGATATTCCTATGAACTTAAGATGTAAAGTTTGCTTGTGCGTTTCCCAGTTAATGTTAGCTTTCTTTTGGCTACTTATAACTTGGGTCTTATGCTGTGTAGAATGTTGCAAGATGTGCAAGATTTAGTTCTGATGGAAGGTTTCTTGCATCAGGCAGTGCAGATACCTCAATTAAACTGTTTGAGgtaaaaaaattttgttacaAGTGCTCCTAGTTATTACATACAGAAGTGGCAAAGCATGTGATAGGTAACTGGGCAAAAGGTTTGGGTGGACCTGAACTCTTTTTGTTCAAGTGCGTATGTTAAGTATGATTTAACAAACTGTATTATTTTAGTAATCATGTAACTTAGAATAAATATGTGTCGGAAGTTGTATGCATTTAAAATACACATAAGTGACTTTCGACCCTTTTCATTCGCTCCATAAAATTTTATCATAGTTACCTGTATTGACTCGTTAGAGATAAACACAACTCTAATCGACCCGTTTATAAGTTAATGGGTCAAGATTTCCACCTCTAGATACATGTGAACCATCTTATGTAGCAAAGTTGCTTTCATTTGCAGGTAGTAAAACTTAAGCAGATGATGCTGCCAGAGGGAAGGGATGGTCCTGTCAGACCCGTAGTGCGGACATTTTACGACCATCTGCAAGtacatcttcatcttcatagaaTATACATATGTTCCTATCCACTCTTTTTTTGAAGTCAATGGCGTGTGTCTTAACCACTGAAATCTAACTGGATCATTTgctattatttattgttatttctATGCTTTATTTGTCTATGGTCAACTTTCTTGTCAACCTTTTATAAGATCCGTTTCAATTTATAATTGAAAGCAGGAAACTTGTCAACTTAAAACTAATATCATTCTTACACTGCTGCAGCCAGTAAACGATGTGGATTTTCATCCTCAAAATACAATATTGATATCCGGGGCCAAAGATCACACAATAAAGTATGATGCTAATTCCGAATGTGCAATCTAATAAATAGAATGAtgtgttattaattatatacaattatatcaCCAAAATGCAGGTTTTTTGACTTTTCTAAGACGACTGCAAAGAGAGCATTCAGGGTTATCCAGGTTCATTACAAAGCTTTGTGATTGAGTAGATTATTAGTTGCTCACTTGTCTCAATAAAGTCCAATCACatctttttgataaatattattGATCCCATATGACCTAGTTATTATCTTAAAAATTCTTTCTTTGTCGTTCTTGCCATAATGTTTCAGGATACTCACAATGTTCGGTCTGTAGCTTTTCATCCATCTGGGAATTTTCTTCTGGCAGGGACAGATCATCATGTTCCACATTTGTATGACATTAATACCTTCCAATGTTACCTCTCAGCAAATGTACAAGAAATTGATGTTAATAGTGCAATAAATCAGGTATGAATACTCTCTACAACTGATTTGGCATGCCAAAATGGTTGAGCGGGTTGCTTAACAGGTCTGGGGTAATTTGGCCAATTTGTTGTGCAGGCTGAAACAATTCAGGGTGTGTTGAccaagaaaatttttaaaataatctgGTTCAGAAGATTTTATCTCACTTTGGTGACTTGTAACCCATTTGACCATTCTCCGTTTTTaccaatatttttatatattcatttgaCATGGCagagataaaacataaactGACTAGACCCAGTGACAGGTAAACTAAATTTGTTTATTGATTTATCTGTGTTTCTTGGTCATGCAGGTGAGATATTCATGTACTGGTGGCATGTATGTAACAGCCTCCAAAGATGGTGCTATTAGAATATGGGATGGAGTCACTAGCAACGTTGTTCGCTCAATACCTAGTGCACACGGATCAGTCGAGGCAACTAGTGCAAATTTTACAAAAGATCAAAGGTATGTATCTGTGGTTTCCAATGATTCTGGTATTTGTAAAATGTAAAATCACATTTCTTGATCTACGAAAGGGTCTTTGGCCTAGTGGTATTGGGTGTAGCACTGTAGCACTGTAGCCTATCAACCAAAAGGTTGTGGGTTCAAGTCTCACTTGAGACAATTGATGTAGATAATAAGTCATTTAGGAGTGTAATTCTTTGCTTTTCAAAGCAAAAATAAATCTTCTTTTCTTGATCTGGGTTCTAAAATGAAGCAAAAACAATtacaacatgtatatatatatatatatatatatatatatatttgatactaGACATGACGTGACAAAATTGTGGGCAGGGATGAGGGGTGCTAGGGGGAATAGGTTCTGAATGGTTTGGGGACCTATTTTCTTTACCCTTTTCTGTAATAGTAGTTTAAAGCAATCTAGGATGTAAGTAATGGAATACACCTATGGTTATACACATACTGTAATAGTAATTTAAATAACATTATAGCATTAATCATGTCATATATCAAAATCATATGACCATTTATTTCGTATTGTAGATACATCCTCTCGTGTGGAAAGGATTCTTCAGTGAAGCTGTGGGAAGTTGGAACAGGAAGATTGGTCAAACATTATCTTGGAGCCACGCACACACAAATGCGTTGTCAGGTATATCATTATTTCATTAACTGTTGATTAACGTTTGATGTTTGGCTTTTCATTTTTGTACACAAAACACACAATATTACTCGTCATTGGTACTAAAACAACACTGCATATTGGCATATTGCAAGAATTTGAATCTCAGACCTAATGCACTGAGAAATATATTGCAGGCTATATTCAATCACGCAGAAGAATTCGTATTATGCATTGATGAACCTAGCAACGAGGTATGGTAGCTTCAATCAATGTATAGTGGTTTAATGGTTTGATTTCTGAAGATTTTTAACTGATATTACCTTATAATCTTCTGATACGCAGATAGTCATTTGGGATGCTCTTAGTGCAGAAAAAGTAGCAAGATTGCCATCTAATCATGTGGGTACACCCAGGTGGCTCGAGCACTCACCTACAGAGGCAGCATTCGCCTCGTGTGGTGTCGATCGGTCAATAAGATTTTGGAAGGAAACCCCTTAGTGCCGTAAAATTTTAGGATTCCTTGTCATGTTGCATTTTTGTTTTGTAACATTATGATAGTGATTTTTGTACCCTACTACAGTTCAAATGGACCTTAGTTAGCATAAGAGGTCAAAAGCTTTTAATCTAATACTACATTGTTTTAAGTTTGAACCCAATGGGATGTTATCGCTTGTATGCATatcgtaataaaaaaaatgggagTCATTTTTATGACCATTTGGTGAGTGAATCAATGTCACAATTTGATGTGTCGCCAAGTTAAGATGCAATGAAATGAGAAATGAACATTGGACTAGCAAAGTTGCCGATGCAAAAACTTGTGTTAAGTGAAAAAAATCTTggttattgtgattatttcaCACCTTTTTGAGTTTCACCGTGCCAACTTACTAATGACCAACGATATATTGATTAGATCCTTCTTGCAACTATTACTCATCAAGGAAAGTAGTAATTATTTCCTCAGACTGGGAACTAATTAAATCGATAACCAACTTCTGCAAGTCAATCAGACTGGGTAATAATTAAACCGTAAACCAACTTCTGCAAGTCAATTGCTGTCTTAAATGCGTACTTTAATCATTCTTTAATTACTTTGCCCTCAATCATTTTGTCAGAGTAATTAGTTATTCAAAGTAATATGGGTTTCAAAGTGAGGAAGAGGTTGAGGGTGTAATGACGCTTCCATCAAGCTGGGGGCTGATTGTCAAGTCCAAAGTTTATATGCATATTCTGTGTTCGTCGAGTATTCATCATAAATCATATActcataataaataaacaaagaaaaaaacaagtaGATCTAGAACAAGACCTTGTAATAATACAGATCACAGGTTAGAaacattttttagtaaacttccAGACAAGAAAGATCAACAAATGTTACGAGAATATAATTCTGGTCAGCAACATCTTCTTCAACATTCATCTACAAGAACACAAGCTTTAGAAAATAAACTCATCACAAACTAAGGACGGACAAACAAGATATCTGATTTGAAAAGGATAGTGACTCGAGAAACAATCTAAAGACTATACGTTAAGCAAATTTGTAATGTCTTGTAATATGAAGTATTAGCCACTTAATCATGAAACTTGCTGAATATATCACGAGTTGGTTCACACAAGGCTTGGCCCAGATGATCTAGGTGTTGTCCCATACTTCCCGTGTTAAGATAAATGCTTCAACTTTATCATGCATGTTTACAAAATTTGATTAAAACAGAAACTACAACTATCAATTACAAGACATGTCCTTTGTTTTCTTAAAGTGGTCATCAAACAGGTACAAGACCTTAAACTTATACCTGccttaaaatattgaaaaatgcttatttggataaatatggcGGCCAATTCAGGACAGGCCAAAGTTTCTGTTGGAACCCTGAAACAAGTTGGACGGGTAAAGTTCATTACTTGTATTCAGTTTCACCAAATATCAATGGGTCAGCTAGTTCATGTAAGCACTATTGTGGTAGCCATGAAAGACATCTCAACTCCTAAGGAATACTGACAATCTACATATGCCATGACATTCTATATTAATCCATCTTCGGTGCGTTGGGGTGTGCGCTTAGAAGTGTGATTAATACGACTAAGAAGAATTAAAACAGACAAATCAACCAAGGATATGAAAgtaatttcatatttatctCAAGGACCAACTTTCTTAAGGCAGTTCATATCCAATCTTAAAGGGTATAACCGATCAAAATCAACTCTACTTTCACACAAACAATTGATTATAGCGATTCAAACTAACATcaataaaagaaacataaagATCTCCAAGACCTTAGCTTTCTCATTACAGTCATTGCAAGAACTCAAAATTGCTATAGATAAAGTCTGAAAGCAACTTAGAAAACACTCTATCTTGAGTTCGTAGCATTTTCAATCTATTTGAGTGTTTATTTCTGATATATAGAAAAACTAGGTGTTCTAATGTCTGCCAAGACAACAAAAAACGGAAACAACATGTAAAATATAACAAGTTCTGTAGCACACCTTCAAAATGCGCTTAATAAGCCCGTCTTTGTGCCTTCTTTGGCTTCTTTACAAAACTCAACCTGATCTTCTTAAGCCGTGTCCTTTTCCTTGCCATCTTCTCAGGCAACGTCTCCCGTTTCTTCTCCTTCACAACCACAGGCTTCTTCATGAATCTTGGATCCAATTTATAAGCTTTCACTTCAACCAGTAATCCCTTCTTTTCAGCTTCTTTAAAAAGAACATTTGCCTTTTCAACACGCCCATGAGCACATAACTTCCCCATTAGAAGATCATAAGTCTTGACCCCGGGCTGACAATCTTTCTTCATCTTTGCAAAAACCGACAAAGCATGATCAACCCTCTCAATTCCACATAAAATCGTGAGAAACTCATAATACGCCTTTACATCAAGTGAATCCCCAAATCCAGCCGATTTCATCCTATCAATCATTTCATCACCTTCCCCGACCCTCGCAGCCTGATACAAACTCTTGATCAAAGTAAGAAACGTTTCCTCATTCGGATGACACCCCCATTCCTGCATCCGATCAAACAAGTTCATCGCATCCTCAGTTTTCCTAATCTTACACAAATTACCAATCAACACATTGAAAGTCTCCACATTTCTCGGAACTCCAGCAACATCCATTTCCACCAACACCTTTTCCGCTTCATTTATCAACCTAAACGGATCCTTCTTCCTACAGAGCTTACAAACACAATCAAGAATCGCGTTATATCCAACCACGCCAATCTCAAACCCGCCTCTATACATCTCTTGCACTAGCCTCTTAGCTTCATCAAGTTTCCCACCAACACACCAACCTTTAATCAAAGTATCACAAATAAACTCATCCGGAAAAAACTCATTCGCAACATCAACAACTAACTTCTCTGCATAACTAGCATATCCATAATCACACAATTTCGACACGACAAATTTCAAACTATCCAAATTCCTAACAAACCCATAATCAATTtccattttttcaaaaaaagtaaCTACCTGTGTAGCTCTACCAGCTCTTACCAACCGATCAACGGACGATTCGAAACATTTCAAACCCGACACGCCTTTATTCGACAAAAGCAGTTCATGGGCAGCCTTGAAATCTTTTCTCCTGCCAaaataatcaacaaaataaGATAAAGATTGATCAGTAAGATCAAAATCGGATCTTTTTGAGacccagttcataaaatcgaaaACAGAGCGGCCAGAAGTTGGAGATAGATTTAGGGTATTGTGTATAATATCATTACTGATAGATATATGTGAGAAAGATATATCAAGGCGTTGTGAGAGAGGGGTAGTTTGGTCATTCGGGTCTTTTGTGATTTCATGTGATAAAGATTGAACAATGTGTTGTGTATCTTGAAGTGGGTTTGGGTCAATTTGTGATGAAAAGAATTTTGGGAAGAAAACAGAGTAGGGTTTAAGATGGGTTGGCCGGAaaatgtggtggtggtgttgtggTGGTGATGAGAAGTGACGGCGGCAGAGGAATGACCGGAGATGGGCTGCCGCCATTAAGGGCGGAGATGGTTTCTTAAACATGTTTTGTTTCAGAACAgaaaaagaaagggaaatgATGAGGTGGTTGTTTTTTGAGTTCTAGGTAGTGTCGTCTGTCACCAAAACCTAAAATGACCCGACCTGGATTAGAGTGATTTGACCTGGGTAGAATTTGACCCGACCCGATTTAAAGTTAGGAATAGTAGAATGATTTGATGATGGGTTGATAGAAATGGAAAAAACCTACAATGGTGAATGATATTTGTGAATTTGTATatcattatgttttattttttacatacattTCGGTgaagtttattatttttcaaatatgttaACTTTAACTAATTAGAAGagattacatatttattttaattttaaattgtgAGAAAATAAATACCTAATTTCATGAATATCTACCTCGATGAGATCCACTTTAACAAGATCAAATATGTGATCTGATTGGTTACTCATTAAACGGATCGTTTCGGACTGGGTTTAGACAGACAAAAACGAGTCTTAGATTTTCGGGTCATATGTTCATCTTCAAAATGAacctaaaaataattaatatgagTATAGATATGGATGATGATATTATGGctaatgattttttaattaaattatagatAGTTTAatgtacttatttttttttatttctaatgtTCTTTCATATTcgacttttataaatatatgaataagtTTGTTATGCTTATATATTTTGAATGTTTATATGGTTATAAATTTAATACTATCATATATGCTCACATGCACacattttttgttctttttatttatacatacaacGTACACTAACATTTCGTATAAGAGAATTTGGCTTaacttacaaatttacaatgttGTGTAGAAAGACTACTTACCCCATTCCTTGTGACCATTTTGTAGTATTCTGGAGGGATAAAAGAGTCCTTTTGGTTGGGGATAAAGGGAATATGAGAGGCATATAATAAGGAAGTGGATAGAATGAGATGGATGGATAtctctatatatgtatgtatatgtatattgtcATGTATGTGGTTGCCATAAGAACAAAACACAAACTCACAAAATCCAAACTGCTGCTTCATTCTTTTGGCCATAACTCTTGCACCAAAATATTTAATAAGGTAAATCTATCAACCTTTATTTTTTTGAAGTTCCCATGATTCTTAATGTATGCAATGTAGATATGTAATGTACTAATGTGTTATAGTTATCCATGCAAATAAGTGTGCTTAATTGTTAGAATTGCAATCCAAATTTGTCAAGAATACACTTTTCAATCATGacaaagcaaaaaaaaagaaaaaaagaatctttgttttagtttttttaagtaGTGGACTGACTGGTGGTGCAGACTGCATAGCTTATCTGTATCATTTGCTCATGTTTAACCTTTTTGCAAATTTGTTATTCATAATTGGGTTGGGGGTTGATGCATTGTGAGAGGCGTGATGTGCGTCGTCGAACCCCCTCCTCTCACGTTGTGGAACAAGGGGCGTGGATGTGTCGATGAGGGAAGAGGGTGAGGGTGTGCACTTGAATCTTTTTTGTCGAAATAAACATGATAAAGAATGTTTTTGTCTAAATTTGTGCATACTTAACTAATAAACACCATAAGTCCATAATAGCACCCATTACAATATTAGGGAATTTTAATCTCATTGAGCAAATTGTTTCATTTTAAGTCACCATgactaatatttttgtttaattgctAAGCTTCTCGATAATGTCTTAAGAGTTTTGTTAAGAATTTACAATGATTTGCCGGAGTTATTGCAATCTGGTATTTCATAATCAGTACTCTTGTGCAGGGCAAATAAAAGACATGTTGTCTGCGCAACAATTACCTTGTATTCCTCGGACTCAGGTTTATCTCTTCTCTATCCTTTTAATCTGTTTTTTGTATTTGACTTGAGGAAAcaaatttgaacttcatttcgTTACATTTATGTAATTTGACTCTGTGCATTAGCTAGGACTGTGTACCAATGGCCGGTTCCAAAAAGGTGTACCTTTTATTGTCAGAGCAGAGCAAATATCAGCACCTTCAACCTCCCTCCAAGGTAAATTTGTAAATTGCATTTTTAACAAACTGACGAGTGTTAAATTATGCTATTTTGATGCAAGACTGTCCTCTTGTACTGTTAAatagcttcttctttttttttaattttatatttttaaagcaGTAGCTTTATTTAATAGTACAACTGGAGTTTTTCTTCTACAGATAAGGCTGGGAGGCGCCAAATACTTGCCGCTGGACTAACAATTGCTCCTTTGGTCCTTTTGTCATGCCAGAAATCAACTGCATGTATGTATCATTTCCTGCTGATTTATGGTCTTCGCAGTTAAATTTATCAGATACAATGTGGTTATTTTGCATGGTTCCCCAGGTGGCAATTTTAAACCATTTATTCAGAACATGTTCTATGGCACGTCGAAACAAAAAggaaatataaacataaaaaatagcCTAAAAAGAAACAGGTCAGATGTGTCACACGGGTTGACAGTCACACTTAGTGTACCTTTAATGCAGAGTAGCACCAAAatcatattattaaaaacatCACTCTATTATTAACATAATAAAGTCTATGTAAACCAATTTTATCCTCTaaattttattaacaaaatatgGAAGTTTTGGATTAGAAG includes these proteins:
- the LOC122580128 gene encoding cleavage stimulation factor subunit 50 isoform X2; amino-acid sequence: MENNNNLEKTLQEGKLFRYVNNLIVAHLRDNNLTQAASAVASATMTPLNIEAPNKLLELVAKGLAVEKDEPGRGVSSTLFGPGTTLPATYGSIPAPRAVAVDFGAVHDTKGSSKSFPKHETRHVSEHKNVARCARFSSDGRFLASGSADTSIKLFEVVKLKQMMLPEGRDGPVRPVVRTFYDHLQPVNDVDFHPQNTILISGAKDHTIKFFDFSKTTAKRAFRVIQDTHNVRSVAFHPSGNFLLAGTDHHVPHLYDINTFQCYLSANVQEIDVNSAINQVRYSCTGGMYVTASKDGAIRIWDGVTSNVVRSIPSAHGSVEATSANFTKDQRYILSCGKDSSVKLWEVGTGRLVKHYLGATHTQMRCQAIFNHAEEFVLCIDEPSNEIVIWDALSAEKVARLPSNHVGTPRWLEHSPTEAAFASCGVDRSIRFWKETP
- the LOC122580128 gene encoding cleavage stimulation factor subunit 50 isoform X1; the protein is MENNNNLEKTLQEGKLFRYVNNLIVAHLRDNNLTQAASAVASATMTPLNIEAPNKLLELVAKLKQRMAGLKSKQGLAVEKDEPGRGVSSTLFGPGTTLPATYGSIPAPRAVAVDFGAVHDTKGSSKSFPKHETRHVSEHKNVARCARFSSDGRFLASGSADTSIKLFEVVKLKQMMLPEGRDGPVRPVVRTFYDHLQPVNDVDFHPQNTILISGAKDHTIKFFDFSKTTAKRAFRVIQDTHNVRSVAFHPSGNFLLAGTDHHVPHLYDINTFQCYLSANVQEIDVNSAINQVRYSCTGGMYVTASKDGAIRIWDGVTSNVVRSIPSAHGSVEATSANFTKDQRYILSCGKDSSVKLWEVGTGRLVKHYLGATHTQMRCQAIFNHAEEFVLCIDEPSNEIVIWDALSAEKVARLPSNHVGTPRWLEHSPTEAAFASCGVDRSIRFWKETP
- the LOC122580128 gene encoding cleavage stimulation factor subunit 50 isoform X3, producing MTPLNIEAPNKLLELVAKGLAVEKDEPGRGVSSTLFGPGTTLPATYGSIPAPRAVAVDFGAVHDTKGSSKSFPKHETRHVSEHKNVARCARFSSDGRFLASGSADTSIKLFEVVKLKQMMLPEGRDGPVRPVVRTFYDHLQPVNDVDFHPQNTILISGAKDHTIKFFDFSKTTAKRAFRVIQDTHNVRSVAFHPSGNFLLAGTDHHVPHLYDINTFQCYLSANVQEIDVNSAINQVRYSCTGGMYVTASKDGAIRIWDGVTSNVVRSIPSAHGSVEATSANFTKDQRYILSCGKDSSVKLWEVGTGRLVKHYLGATHTQMRCQAIFNHAEEFVLCIDEPSNEIVIWDALSAEKVARLPSNHVGTPRWLEHSPTEAAFASCGVDRSIRFWKETP
- the LOC122611344 gene encoding pentatricopeptide repeat-containing protein PNM1, mitochondrial — its product is MFKKPSPPLMAAAHLRSFLCRRHFSSPPQHHHHIFRPTHLKPYSVFFPKFFSSQIDPNPLQDTQHIVQSLSHEITKDPNDQTTPLSQRLDISFSHISISNDIIHNTLNLSPTSGRSVFDFMNWVSKRSDFDLTDQSLSYFVDYFGRRKDFKAAHELLLSNKGVSGLKCFESSVDRLVRAGRATQVVTFFEKMEIDYGFVRNLDSLKFVVSKLCDYGYASYAEKLVVDVANEFFPDEFICDTLIKGWCVGGKLDEAKRLVQEMYRGGFEIGVVGYNAILDCVCKLCRKKDPFRLINEAEKVLVEMDVAGVPRNVETFNVLIGNLCKIRKTEDAMNLFDRMQEWGCHPNEETFLTLIKSLYQAARVGEGDEMIDRMKSAGFGDSLDVKAYYEFLTILCGIERVDHALSVFAKMKKDCQPGVKTYDLLMGKLCAHGRVEKANVLFKEAEKKGLLVEVKAYKLDPRFMKKPVVVKEKKRETLPEKMARKRTRLKKIRLSFVKKPKKAQRRAY